Within Streptomyces antibioticus, the genomic segment CAGGTAGCCTCCGGCCTCGGCATCAGGGGCACCGCGCGGATGCGCAAGAGCCAGCTGATCGAGGTCATCAAGGAGGCGCAGGCCGGTGGCGGCGCCGCGCCGGCGAAGGCCGACGCTCCGGCCGCCGAGACCAAGCCCAAGCGCCGCGCCACCTCCAAGGCGCGCACCGGTGACGAGTCCGCCGAGAAGAAGGCGGACGCTCCCAAGGCCGCCGAGGCCCCCGCCGAGAAGGCCGTGGCCCAGCAGCAGATCGAGATCCCCGGCCAGCCGGCCGGTGGCGCCCGCGCCGGTGACACCGAGCGCGGCGACGCCCCCGCCGAGCGCCGCCGTCGCCGCGCCACCGCCGAGGCGGGCAGCCCCGAGACGGTCGTCGCCGAGGCCAAGGCCGAGACCAGGACCGAGGCGCCCGCGCAGCCGCAGGGCGACGCCAAGACCGCCGAGGGCGAGGCCGACGGCCGTCGCCGGGACCGCCGTGAGCGCGGCCGCGACCGTGACCGCAGCGGCGACCGTGACCGCGGTGGCGACCGCGGCGACCGCCGTGGCAAGGGCGACGAGCAGCAGGGCGGCGGCCAGCAGCGCGGTCAGCAGACCCAGCAGCAGAGCCGTCAGGACCGCAACTCCGGCCCGCAGGACGACGACGACTTCGACGGCGGCCGCCGTGGCCGCCGTGGCCGCTACCGTGACCGCCGCGGCCGTCGCGGGCGCGACGAGATCGGCACCGCCGAGCCGCAGCTCGCCGACGACGACGTCCTGATCCCCGTCGCGGGCATCCTGGACATCCTCGACAACTACGCGTTCATCCGGACCTCCGGCTACCTGCCCGGCCCGAACGACGTGTACGTCTCCCTCGCCCAGGTCCGCAAGAACGGCCTGCGCAAGGGCGACCACATCACCGGCGCGGTCCGCCAGCCCAAGGAGGGCGAGCGCCGCGAGAAGTTCAACGCGCTGGTGCGCCTGGACTCCGTCAACGGCATGGCGCCCGAACACGGCCGCGGCCGCCCGGAGTTCAACAAGCTGACCCCGCTCTACCCGCAGGACCGCCTCCGTCTGGAGACGGACCCGGGCGTGCTGACCACGCGGATCATCGACCTCGTGTCGCCGATCGGCAAGGGCCAGCGCGGTCTGATCGTGGCCCCGCCGAAGACCGGCAAGACCATGATCATGCAGGCGATCGCCAACGCGATCACGCACAACAACCCCGAGTGCCACCTGATGGTCGTCCTGGTCGACGAGCGTCCGGAAGAGGTCACCGACATGCAGCGGTCGGTGAAGGGCGAGGTCATCTCCTCGACCTTCGACCGCCCGGCCGAGGACCACACCACGGTCGCCGAGCTGGCCATCGAGCGCGCCAAGCGCCTGGTGGAGCTGGGCCACGACGTGGTCGTGCTGCTCGACTCGATCACGCGTCTGGGCCGTGCGTACAACCTCGCCGCCCCGGCCTCCGGCCGCATCCTGTCCGGTGGTGTCGACTCGACGGCCCTGTACCCGCCGAAGCGCTTCTTCGGTGCGGCCCGCAACATCGAGGACGGCGGCTCGCTGACCATCCTCGCCACCGCCCTGGTGGACACCGGGTCCCGCATGGACGAGGTGATCTTCGAGGAGTTCAAGGGCACCGGCAACATGGAGCTCAAGCTCGACCGGAAGCTCGCCGACAAGCGCATCTTCCCCGCGGTGGACGTCGACGCGTCCGGTACCCGCAAGGAGGAGATCCTGCTCGGTGCCGAGGAGCTGGGCATCGTATGGAAGCTGCGCCGGGTGCTGCACGCGCTCGACCAGCAGCAGGCGATCGAGCTGCTCCTCGACAAGATGAAGCAGACCAAGTCGAACGCCGAGTTCCTGATGCAGATCCAGAAGACGACGCCGTCGCCGGGCAACAACGACTGACGTCGCCCCGTACGCCGTAGAAGGGCCGCTCCCGATGCCGGGGGCGGCCCTTCGCGTTGTCGGTGGGCGTTGTTACGATCACGCCCTTCGGTCGGCCGTTCGGGCGCACCGATCCTGCACTTCTGATCCCGAGGGGGGACACGAGTGGGTACACGTATGTCCGGGGGCCGGCACAGACGCCGGATACGTCTCGTCCTGCCGGTCGTGGCGGCCACGCTCGCCGCGACCGTCGGCGGATTGCTCCTGACGTCGTCGGCCGACGCGGCCCCGGCGGTCCCGACGCCGGTGCGGAGCACGCCGTCGGCCGCCCAACTGGACGCGCGGCTGTCGACGGCCCTCGCCGGCGACGACATCGCGGGGGAGACGTCCTCGAAGGCGTCCCTGAGCGCGAGCACGGGGTCCGCCACCGTCGACCCGAAGGTCATCGGCGGTTCGACGACCACCATCACCAACGCGCCCTGGATGGCGCAGCTCTGGTACGGCGACGACCGCGGCACCAGCACCACCGCCGACGACATCGGCTTCTTCTGCGGCGGCGCCGTGGTCGCGCCGACGAAGATCCTCACCGCCGCGCACTGCGTCAAGGGCTACAACTGGAAGGCCCACGGCGTCGTCGTCACCGGCACCGCGCAGCTCCCGTCGGAGGACGCGGGCGGCGACGTCGACCTGCACGGCGGCACCGTGAGCGGTGTCTGGCGGCAGTGGAACTACCCGTCGTACAACGCCGCCACCATCGACAACGACATCGCGCTGCTGACCCTGCCGAACCCGGTCAAGGCGAAGCCGATCCCGATGACGACGGCCGGTGACACCGCCTCGTACGCGGCGAACACCGCGGCGAAGGTCTACGGCTGGGGACGCACCACGTCCACGAACGAGAACATCTCCGACGTGCTGAAGACGGCCACCCTGCCGATCCAGTCCAACGCGACCTGCTCGGGCTTCTATGAGGCGGACTTCATCGCGGGGCACATGGTGTGCGCGGGCACCCCGGCCTCCGGCTCGGACACCGGCACCACCTCGGCCTGCAACGGCGACTCCGGCGGCCCGCTGGTGGTCGGCGGCAAGATCGTGGGTGTCGTCTCCTGGGGTGTCAGGGACTGCGTGAAGCAGGGCGCGTACAGCGTCTTCACCAAGGTCACCACGTACGTCGGCGCGACCTACCCGCGGATCGACGACACCGAGATCACCGGTGACAACTACGCCGACGTGTGGGTGCGCAACTCCTCCACCAAGACCGGCTACCACCTGCCCTCCAAGGGCGGTTCGCTCGGTTCCCGGGCGTCCTGGGGCTCGTACTCGGCCTGGAACCTGGTGGTGCAGGCCGACCTCAACCGGGACGGCTACCAGGACCTGATCCAGCGCCGCACCTCCGACGGTGACGTCTACTGGCGGCACTACGTGCCGTCCACCGACAGCTGGGTGAGCAACCTGCTGGCCGACAACTGGAAGACCCGCCGGGCGATCGTCGCCCCCGGTGACGTCACCGGCGACACCCTGCCGGACGTCGTGTCCGTCGACTCCGCGGGTGTGGTGTGGATCTACCCGGGCAAGGGCGACGGGAAGCTGGGGAGCCGGATCCAGGCCGCCACCAACTGGACGCAGTACGACATCGTGCGCGGCCACGGCGACTTCAACGGCGACGGCCGTGCCGACCTGATCGTCCGCAACAAGAGCACCGGCGCCGTCTACCTCTACCGGGGCACCGGCAAGGCCGGCACGGGCGCCTTCGCGGCCCGTCTCAAGGTCGCCACGTGGCCCACCACGACGTACAACGTCTTCGACACCGTCGGGGACGTCAACGGCGACGGCAAGGCCGATCTGCTGACCCGTACGCCGGGCGGCACGCTGTACCTCTACAAGGGCACCGGCAAGAACACCAGCGCGATCTTCGCCACACGCGTGTCGCTCGGTACCGGTTTCAAGACGTACGACCTGTTCGGCTGATTTCGGCCCTTTACGCAGGTGAGCCGGGTCCGCCCGGCCCTCTGGAAACGCTCCGTGATCGAATCCTCGCGATTCGGTCACGGAGCGTCGTGCAACCGCCGTTCGAGTTTCCCCGTCTGACCAGGCGGAGTGACGATGGTGAGGTTCGCACGAGAACAGAGGAGCACATGACCGCCGAGAGCACACCGGAGCCCGGCATACCGGGGGAGGCCGACAGCGGCCCGCGCCACCGCCGGGAGCGGGGCAGGCGCAAGGGACTGCTGGTGATGGCCTGGACGGCCGCGGGGATCGTGATCCTCGGCGGCACCGGCGCCGGCTATCTGTACTTCAAGCTCAACGGCAACATCAGAAGCGTCGACATCAATCAGGCGCTCGGCACCGACCGGCCCGACAAGGCGGACAACGGCTCCGAGAACATCCTGGTCCTGGGCTCGGACACCCGCTCCGGCGCCAACAAGAAGCTCGGCGGCGGCACCGACGACGGCAGCGCCCGCTCCGACACCGCGATGATCGTCCACGTCTACGAGGGCCACAAGAAGGCCAGCGTGGTCTCCGTCCCGCGCGACACCCTGATCGACCGCCCCGAGTGCACCGACACCCAGGGCGTCACCCATGACGCGGCACGCGGCGTGATGTTCAACTCGGCCTACTCCACGGGCGGCGCCGCCTGCGCGGTGAAGACCGTCGAGTCGATGAGCGGCATCCGGATGGACCACTACCTCGAGGTCGACTTCGCGGGCTTCGAGAAGCTCATCGACGAACTCGGCGGCGTCGAGGTCACCACCACCAAGGCCATCGACGACCCCGACAGCCATCTCGAGCTGACGGCCGGCACCCACACCCTCACCGGCGAGCAGGCCCTCGGCCTGGTCCGCACCCGGCACGGCGTCGGCGACGGCTCCGACCTCGGCCGCATCCAGCTCCAGCAGGCGTTCATCAAGGCGCTCGTCGAGCAGGTCCGCGAGGTCGGCCTGTTCACCAGCCCGAAGAAGCTGTACGACCTCGCCGACACCGCCACCAAGGCGGTCACCACCGACTCCGACCTCGGCTCGGTGAAGACCCTGATGTCCTGGGCGTCAGGACTCAAGGGCATCAAGGCGTCGAACATGCACATGGTCACCCTGCCGGTCCGCTACGACCCCGCCGACCCCAACCGGGTCGTCGTCTCGGAGACCAAGGCGGAGCAGGTCTGGACGGCCCTCAAGAACGACCGGCCGATCCCGAGGGAGGCCACCGAGGGCAACGCCACGGGCGAGGCGGACGGCGTCGTCACCGCGTCGTAGAGACCGCGGGACGGGCCGCGGGACGGATCGGGGACGGACCGCGGGAATAGATCACCCCGCACCCCGGTTTTGGGGGATGGCGCCAGTCCTGGCAGACTGGTACGTCGGCTCCGGTTCACGCTCCCGTATCCCGCGGCGGCGACCCGGCGCCCTCCCGAAACTAGGAGACACCTTGAAGCGCGACATCCACCCCGAGTACGTCGAGACGCAGGTGAGCTGCACCTGCGGCGCGTCGTTCACCACCCGCAGCACGATCGACAGCGGCACCATCCGCGCCGACGTCTGCTCCGAGTGCCACCCGTTCTACACGGGCAAGCAGAAGATCCTCGACACCGGTGGCCGTGTGGCCCGCTTCGAGGCCCGCTTCGGCAAGGCTGCCGCCGGCTCCTCGAAGTAGCGAGCCCCTTTTCGCCGGTCCACGGCCGTGCCCCTGCGGGGTGCGCCGGGACCGGCGTTTTTGGTCGCCCGCCTTCCCCTTCCCGCGCGGCAACACGCGCACGCCAGCAGTACAGGAGCCCAAGATGTTCGAGGCCGTCGAAGACCTCCTCGGTGAACACGCCGATCTGGAGAAGAAGCTCGCCGACCCGTCGGTCTTCGCCGACCAGGCCAACGCGCGCAAGCTCAACAAGCGGTACGCCGAGCTGACCCCGATCGTCGCCACCTACCGCTCCTGGAAGCAGACCGGCGACGACATCGAGACCGCCCGCGAGTTCGCCGCCGACGACCCCGACTTCGCCGCCGAGGTCAAGGTGCTCGACCGGCAGCGCGAGGAACTCACGGAGAAGCTGCGCCTCCTCCTCGTCCCGCGCGACCCGAGCGACGACAAGGACGTCATCCTGGAGATCAAGGCGGGCGCGGGCGGCGACGAGTCGGCCCTGTTCGCCGGCGACCTGCTGCGCATGTACCTGCGCTACGCCGAGCGCGTCGGCTGGAAGACCGAGATCATCGACGCCACCGAGTCCGAGCTGGGCGGCTACAAGGACGTCCAGGTCGCCGTGAAGACCAAGGGCGGCCAGGGCGCCACCGAGCCCGGCCAGGGCGTGTGGGCGCGGATGAAGTACGAGGGCGGGGTGCACCGGGTGCAGCGCGTCCCGGCGACCGAGTCGCAGGGCCGCATCCACACCTCCGCCGCCGGTGTCCTCGTCACGCCCGAGGCGGAGGAGGTCGACGTCGAGATCAACCCGAACGACCTCCGCATCGACGTCTACCGGTCCTCCGGGCCCGGCGGACAGTCCGTGAACACCACCGACTCCGCCGTGCGCATCACGCACATTCCCACCGGAGTCGTCGCTTCCTGCCAGAACGAGAAGAGCCAGCTTCAGAACAAGGAGCAGGCGATGCGTATCCTGCGCTCCAGGCTGCTCGCGGCGGCGCAGGAGGAGGCGGAGCGGGAGGCCGCCGACGCCCGCCGCAGCCAGGTCCGCACCGTCGACCGCTCCGAGAAGATCCGTACCTACAACTTCCCGGAGAACCGCATCTCGGACCACCGCGTCGGCTTCAAGGCGTACAACCTGGACCAGGTCCTGGACGGCGACCTCGACGCGGTGATCCAGGCATGCGTCGACGCGGACTCGGCCGCGAAGCTCGCAGCCGCGTAAGGCTGTGCACGCTCGAGTACGACACGGAGGACTTGCGTGAACCTGCTGCTCGCAGAGGTGGCCCAGGCCACCCAGCGGCTGGCCGACGCCGGCGTGCCCTCGCCGCGCAACGACGCGGAGGAGCTGGCCGCGTTCGTGCACGGCGTGAAGCGCGGTGAACTCCACTCCGTGAAGGACTCCGACTTCGACGCCCGGTACTGGGAGGTCATCGCCCGGCGCGAGCAGCGCGAGCCGCTCCAGCACATCACCGGGCGGGCCTACTTCCGGTACCTGGAGCTCCAGGTCGGCCCCGGAGTCTTCGTGCCGCGCCCCGAGACCGAGTCGGTCGTCGGCTGGGCCATAGACGCGGTCCGCGCCATGGACGTCGTCGAGCCGTGCATCGTCGACCTGTGCACCGGCTCCGGCGCCATCGCGCTCGCCCTCGCCCAGGAGGTGCCGCGCTCGCGCGTGCACGCCGTGGAGCTGTCCGAGGACGCCCTGGTGTGGACCCGCAAGAACATGCAGGGCTCCAGGGTCGACCTGCGGCAGGGCAACGCCCTGGACGCCTTCCGGGACCTCGACGGCCAGGTCGACCTGGTCGTCTCCAACCCGCCGTACATCCCGCTCACCGAATGGGAGTACGTCGCTCCCGAGGCGCGGGACTACGACCCCGAGCTGGCCCTGTTCTCCGGCGAGGACGGCCTGGACCTGATCCGGGGCCTGGAACGCACCGCGCACCGGCTGCTGCGCCCCGGCGGTGTCGTCGTCGTCGAGCACGCCGACACCCAGGGCGGCCAGGTGCCGTGGATCTTCACCGAGGAGCGGGGCTGGGCCGACGCGGCCGACCACCCGGACCTCAACAACCGCCCCCGCTTCGCGACCGCCCGCCGGGCCATGCCGTGAACCCCCGGGCGCACACCCCCCAGACTTCCGTCCAGCAGTACGTGCACGAGGAGGCCCGCTAGACATGGCTCGGCGATACGACACCAACGACGCGACCGACCGTGTGACCGGTCTGCGCGAGGCCGCGTCCGCCGTCCGCCGTGGCGAGCTCGTGGTCCTCCCGACCGACACGGTGTACGGCATCGGCGCCGACGCGTTCACCAAGGAGGCCGTCGGCGATCTGCTGGAGGCCAAGGGCCGCGGCCGCAACATGCCCACGCCCGTCCTCATCGGCTCCCCGAACACGCTGCACGGCCTCGTCACGGACTTCTCCGAGCTGGCCTGGGAGCTGGTCGACGCCTTCTGGCCGGGCGCGCTCACGCTCGTCGCCCGGCACCAGCCGTCCCTCCAGTGGGACCTGGGCGACACCCGGGGCACGGTCGCCGTGCGCATGCCGCTGCACCCGGTCGCCATCGAGCTGCTCACCGAGGTCGGCCCGATGGCCGTCTCCTCCGCCAACCTCACCGGCCACCCGGCGCCGGAGAACTGCGACTTTGCCCAGGAGATGCTCGGCGACTCCGTCTCCGTCTACCTCGACGGCGGCCCCACCCCCGGCAACGTGCCGTCCTCGATCGTCGACGTCAGCCGCGAGGTGCCGGTGCTGCTGCGGGCGGGGGCGATCTCGGCGGACGAGCTGAGGAAGGTCGTACCCGACCTCGAGGTGGCGAATTGACAGCCCCTGACGCGGGGCGTGGCATAGGCAACGGGGAGCGCGCCGCGGAGATCACGACGACCTTCGTCGGACTGCCGCGCGACACCTTCCGCATCCTCCACGTCAGCACCGGCAACGTCTGCCGCTCGCCCATCACCGAGCGGCTGACCCGGCATTTCGTGTCGCAGCGGCTCGGGGTGCTGGGCGGCGGGCTGATCGTGGAGAGCGCGGGCACCTGGGGCCACGAGGGCGCGCCGATGGAGTCCAACGCGGAGACCGTGCTGGCCGACTTCGGCGCGGACGCCTCCGGCTTCACCGGGCGTGAGCTGCTCGACGAGCACGTCATCATGGCCGACCTGGTGCTGACCGCGACCCGCGACCACCGTGCCCAGGTCATCTCCATGGGGCACTCGGCGGGGCTGCGCACCTTCACGCTGAAGGAGTTCACCCGGCTGGTCAACGCGATCGACCCCGCGACGCTGCCGCCGCTGGAGGAGGGTGTCGTACGGCGGGCCCGGGCGCTGGTGCGGGCCGCGGCGGCGCTGCGGGGCTGGCTCCTCGCGCCGACGCTGGAGGCGGACGAGGTGTACGACCCGTACGGGGCGCCCCTGCCGTTCTTCCGCTCGATCGGGGACGAGATACATCAGGCGCTGGATCCGGTGGTGACGGCGCTGACGGGGGTTCCGGCGCGGATGTGACCCGGGGGCGGGGCCGCCCCTGCCGGAGGTGGGGCGCGGTGGGGCTGCGGCGGGCCTACATTGGACGTACGTCATTGTCGGCGCCTCGGAGTCCACCATGTCGGTCGTTCCCGTTCACGAGGCCGATGTTCTGCGTGGGCAGGACCCCGAGCTGGCGGAGATCCTGGACGGGGAGCGGGAGCGCCAGGCGACGTCGCTCCAGTTGATCGCCGCCGAGAACTTCACCTCGCCCGCCGTGCTGGCCGCGCTGGGCTCACCGCTGGCCAACAAGTACGCGGAGGGCTATCCGGGCGCCCGGCACCACGGCGGCTGTGAACTGGTCGACGTCGCCGAGCGGCTCGCCGTGGACCGCGCCAAGGCCCTCTTCGGGGCCGGCCACGCCAACGTACAGGCGCATTCCGGCTCGTCGGCCGTGCTGGCGGCGTACGCGGCGCTGCTGCGGCCCGGGGACACCGTCCTCGCCCTCGGGCTGCCCTACGGCGGGCATCTCACCCACGGGTCGCCGGCGAACTTCTCCGGGCGCTGGTTCGACTTCGTCCCCTACGGGGTGGACGCCGAGACCGGGCTGATCGACTACGAGCAGGTCCGCACCCTGGCCCGTACGCACCGGCCCAAGGCGATCGTGTGCGGTTCCATCGCCTACCCCCGCCATATCGACTACGCCCTCTTCCGGGAGGTCGCCGACGAGGTGGGCGCCCATCTGATCGCCGACGCCGCGCACCCGATCGGCCTGGTGGCCGGGGGAGCGGCGCCCAACCCCGTGCCGTACGCCGATGTCGTGTGCGCCACCACGCACAAGGTGCTGCGGGGTCCGCGCGGCGGGATGCTGCTGTGCGGCGCCGAACTGGCCGAGCGGGTGGACCGGGCCGTCTTCCCCTTCACGCAGGGCGGTGCGCAGATGCACACCGTCGCGGCGAAGGCGGTGGCGTTCGGGGAGGCGGCGACGCCCGCGTTCACCGTGTACGCCCATCAGGTCGTCGCCAACGCCAAGGTGCTCGCGGCCGGGCTCGCGGCCGAGGGGCTCGCCGTGACGACCGGTGGCACGGACACGCATCTGATCACCGCGGATCCGGCGCCGCTGGGTGTCGAGGGGCGGGCCGCGCGCGGGCTGCTGGCGGCCGCCGGGATCGTGCTGGACTGCTGCGCGCTGCCGCACGCCCACGACCGCGGGCTGCGGCTGGGCACGGCGGCGGTGACCACACAGGGGATGCGGGAGGAGGAGATGGCCCGGATCGCGGCGCTGATCGCGGGGGTGCTCAGGAAGGAGACCGAGGTCACGAAGGCGCGGGCCCAGGTGCGGGAACTGACGGGCGCGTTCCCGCCGTATCCCGCCTGAAACGGGGTAGGCGCGCGGGTGGACGCGCCCCCGTGCGCCCGAAGCCACAGCCGCGCGTGCAACCATCGTCGCTACCCGGAAGTCCCCACACATATGCGCCGCGTCGGAGTCGATCGCTAGGGTGTGGGGCTGAGATGGCCAGCGAGATCTGTGGGGAAGCCCGTGCGTGAATACCTGCTGACGCTCTGCATCACGGCCGCGGTGACCTACCTGCTGACAGGGCCGGTACGGAAGTTCGCGATCGTGGCCGGAGCGATGCCGGAGATCAGGGCCCGTGACGTGCACCGGGAACCGACTCCGCGGCTCGGCGGTATCGCCATGTTCTTCGGGCTGTGCGCCGGTCTGCTGGTCGCGGACCACCTCACCAACCTCAACGAGGTCTTCGAGAAGTCCAACGAGCCGCGCGCCCTGCTCTCGGGCGCCGCCCTGATCTGGCTGATCGGCGTCCTGGACGACAAGTTCGAGATCGACGCGCTGATCAAGCTGGGCGGCCAGATGATCGCCGCCGGCGTGATGGTCATGCAGGGTCTGACGATCCTGTGGCTGCCCATCCCGGGCGTCGGCACGGTGGCGCTCACCCAGTGGCAGGGCACCCTGCTGACCGTGGCCCTGGTCGTGATCACCATCAACGCGGTGAACTTCGTGGACGGCCTCGACGGCCTCGCCGCCGGCATGGTGTGCATCGCGTCGGCCGCGTTCTTCATGTACGCCTACCGCATCTGGTACTCGTACGGCATCGAGGCCGCCGCCCCGGCGACGCTGTTCGCGGCG encodes:
- a CDS encoding trypsin-like serine protease, encoding MSGGRHRRRIRLVLPVVAATLAATVGGLLLTSSADAAPAVPTPVRSTPSAAQLDARLSTALAGDDIAGETSSKASLSASTGSATVDPKVIGGSTTTITNAPWMAQLWYGDDRGTSTTADDIGFFCGGAVVAPTKILTAAHCVKGYNWKAHGVVVTGTAQLPSEDAGGDVDLHGGTVSGVWRQWNYPSYNAATIDNDIALLTLPNPVKAKPIPMTTAGDTASYAANTAAKVYGWGRTTSTNENISDVLKTATLPIQSNATCSGFYEADFIAGHMVCAGTPASGSDTGTTSACNGDSGGPLVVGGKIVGVVSWGVRDCVKQGAYSVFTKVTTYVGATYPRIDDTEITGDNYADVWVRNSSTKTGYHLPSKGGSLGSRASWGSYSAWNLVVQADLNRDGYQDLIQRRTSDGDVYWRHYVPSTDSWVSNLLADNWKTRRAIVAPGDVTGDTLPDVVSVDSAGVVWIYPGKGDGKLGSRIQAATNWTQYDIVRGHGDFNGDGRADLIVRNKSTGAVYLYRGTGKAGTGAFAARLKVATWPTTTYNVFDTVGDVNGDGKADLLTRTPGGTLYLYKGTGKNTSAIFATRVSLGTGFKTYDLFG
- the rpmE gene encoding 50S ribosomal protein L31, whose product is MKRDIHPEYVETQVSCTCGASFTTRSTIDSGTIRADVCSECHPFYTGKQKILDTGGRVARFEARFGKAAAGSSK
- the prmC gene encoding peptide chain release factor N(5)-glutamine methyltransferase, with protein sequence MNLLLAEVAQATQRLADAGVPSPRNDAEELAAFVHGVKRGELHSVKDSDFDARYWEVIARREQREPLQHITGRAYFRYLELQVGPGVFVPRPETESVVGWAIDAVRAMDVVEPCIVDLCTGSGAIALALAQEVPRSRVHAVELSEDALVWTRKNMQGSRVDLRQGNALDAFRDLDGQVDLVVSNPPYIPLTEWEYVAPEARDYDPELALFSGEDGLDLIRGLERTAHRLLRPGGVVVVEHADTQGGQVPWIFTEERGWADAADHPDLNNRPRFATARRAMP
- a CDS encoding arsenate reductase/protein-tyrosine-phosphatase family protein; its protein translation is MTAPDAGRGIGNGERAAEITTTFVGLPRDTFRILHVSTGNVCRSPITERLTRHFVSQRLGVLGGGLIVESAGTWGHEGAPMESNAETVLADFGADASGFTGRELLDEHVIMADLVLTATRDHRAQVISMGHSAGLRTFTLKEFTRLVNAIDPATLPPLEEGVVRRARALVRAAAALRGWLLAPTLEADEVYDPYGAPLPFFRSIGDEIHQALDPVVTALTGVPARM
- a CDS encoding LCP family protein, producing MTAESTPEPGIPGEADSGPRHRRERGRRKGLLVMAWTAAGIVILGGTGAGYLYFKLNGNIRSVDINQALGTDRPDKADNGSENILVLGSDTRSGANKKLGGGTDDGSARSDTAMIVHVYEGHKKASVVSVPRDTLIDRPECTDTQGVTHDAARGVMFNSAYSTGGAACAVKTVESMSGIRMDHYLEVDFAGFEKLIDELGGVEVTTTKAIDDPDSHLELTAGTHTLTGEQALGLVRTRHGVGDGSDLGRIQLQQAFIKALVEQVREVGLFTSPKKLYDLADTATKAVTTDSDLGSVKTLMSWASGLKGIKASNMHMVTLPVRYDPADPNRVVVSETKAEQVWTALKNDRPIPREATEGNATGEADGVVTAS
- the prfA gene encoding peptide chain release factor 1, with product MFEAVEDLLGEHADLEKKLADPSVFADQANARKLNKRYAELTPIVATYRSWKQTGDDIETAREFAADDPDFAAEVKVLDRQREELTEKLRLLLVPRDPSDDKDVILEIKAGAGGDESALFAGDLLRMYLRYAERVGWKTEIIDATESELGGYKDVQVAVKTKGGQGATEPGQGVWARMKYEGGVHRVQRVPATESQGRIHTSAAGVLVTPEAEEVDVEINPNDLRIDVYRSSGPGGQSVNTTDSAVRITHIPTGVVASCQNEKSQLQNKEQAMRILRSRLLAAAQEEAEREAADARRSQVRTVDRSEKIRTYNFPENRISDHRVGFKAYNLDQVLDGDLDAVIQACVDADSAAKLAAA
- the glyA gene encoding serine hydroxymethyltransferase, which encodes MSVVPVHEADVLRGQDPELAEILDGERERQATSLQLIAAENFTSPAVLAALGSPLANKYAEGYPGARHHGGCELVDVAERLAVDRAKALFGAGHANVQAHSGSSAVLAAYAALLRPGDTVLALGLPYGGHLTHGSPANFSGRWFDFVPYGVDAETGLIDYEQVRTLARTHRPKAIVCGSIAYPRHIDYALFREVADEVGAHLIADAAHPIGLVAGGAAPNPVPYADVVCATTHKVLRGPRGGMLLCGAELAERVDRAVFPFTQGGAQMHTVAAKAVAFGEAATPAFTVYAHQVVANAKVLAAGLAAEGLAVTTGGTDTHLITADPAPLGVEGRAARGLLAAAGIVLDCCALPHAHDRGLRLGTAAVTTQGMREEEMARIAALIAGVLRKETEVTKARAQVRELTGAFPPYPA
- the rho gene encoding transcription termination factor Rho, with the translated sequence MSDTTDLMGARVEETAAAPATDASAPAGGAGSRRRRGTGLEGMVLAELQQVASGLGIRGTARMRKSQLIEVIKEAQAGGGAAPAKADAPAAETKPKRRATSKARTGDESAEKKADAPKAAEAPAEKAVAQQQIEIPGQPAGGARAGDTERGDAPAERRRRRATAEAGSPETVVAEAKAETRTEAPAQPQGDAKTAEGEADGRRRDRRERGRDRDRSGDRDRGGDRGDRRGKGDEQQGGGQQRGQQTQQQSRQDRNSGPQDDDDFDGGRRGRRGRYRDRRGRRGRDEIGTAEPQLADDDVLIPVAGILDILDNYAFIRTSGYLPGPNDVYVSLAQVRKNGLRKGDHITGAVRQPKEGERREKFNALVRLDSVNGMAPEHGRGRPEFNKLTPLYPQDRLRLETDPGVLTTRIIDLVSPIGKGQRGLIVAPPKTGKTMIMQAIANAITHNNPECHLMVVLVDERPEEVTDMQRSVKGEVISSTFDRPAEDHTTVAELAIERAKRLVELGHDVVVLLDSITRLGRAYNLAAPASGRILSGGVDSTALYPPKRFFGAARNIEDGGSLTILATALVDTGSRMDEVIFEEFKGTGNMELKLDRKLADKRIFPAVDVDASGTRKEEILLGAEELGIVWKLRRVLHALDQQQAIELLLDKMKQTKSNAEFLMQIQKTTPSPGNND
- a CDS encoding L-threonylcarbamoyladenylate synthase, which encodes MARRYDTNDATDRVTGLREAASAVRRGELVVLPTDTVYGIGADAFTKEAVGDLLEAKGRGRNMPTPVLIGSPNTLHGLVTDFSELAWELVDAFWPGALTLVARHQPSLQWDLGDTRGTVAVRMPLHPVAIELLTEVGPMAVSSANLTGHPAPENCDFAQEMLGDSVSVYLDGGPTPGNVPSSIVDVSREVPVLLRAGAISADELRKVVPDLEVAN